CTGACCCTCGAGGACGTCACGGCGATCAAGATCAACGACACCGTCGCATTGCAGGCGGCCGGCATCCCGCCCGCCGACGTCGCTCAGGTCTTCGCCGAGATCATGTTCGACCAGGTCTTCACGCACGGATTCGTGCATGCCGACCCGCATCCCGGCAACATCTTCGTCACGCCGTTGCCGCCCACGACCGTGCACGGCGACGGGCCGAACGGCTCTGTTCCGCCGTGGCGGCTCACCTTCGTCGACTTCGGCATGATGGCCGAGGTGCCGACCGAGCTGCGCTCGGGGCTTCGCGCACTCGTCATCGCCGTGGCCGCCCGCGACGGTCGGGCGATGATCGACGCCGCCCGCGAGATCGGGGTGCTCATGCCCTCGGCCGACACCGGCGAGCTCGAGCGCGCGCTCTCGCAGCTCTTCGCCCGCTTCGGCGGCATGGGCTTCGCCCAGCTGAAACACGTCGACCCGCGGGAGTTCCGCGAGTTCGGCGAGGAATTCGGCGATGTCATGCGGTCCCTCCCGTTCCAGCTGCCCGAGCACCTGCTGCTGCTGATCCGCTCGATGGCGCTCACCTCGGGAATGTGCAGCGGACTCGACCCCGAGTTCAACGTGTGGGATGCCGTCGAGCCCTACGCCGCACGGCTCCTCGATGAGGAGCGCGGCGACATCGCGCGAGACCTCGCCTCGGAGGCGATGAAGAGCGCGGGCCTGCTCTGGCGGATGCCGCAGCGCGTCGACGCGCTCATCACGAAGGCCGATGAGGGTCGGCTCTCGTTCGACACCTCACGCATCGAACGGCGCCTCGACCGACTCGAGGGCCTCGCCCGCCGCGTCGTGTCGGCCGTGCTGTTCGCCGCGCTGCTCATCGGCGGAGCGATGCTCGTCGCGCCGAACCCCGTGCTCGGAACGACACTCATGATCGCTTCGGCGCTGCCGCTCCTGCACGCGTTGTTCGCCGGAGTGATCGGTCGCCGCAGATCCCGCTGAGGCCACCGTCTGCGGGCCTGTCGGCCGGACGACACCCGGCCGAAATGGAGGGTGGCCTCCGCTAGCCTCGTCCGCATGGGTGTTCGCGGGTTCACGACGGCGTCATCGGTGACTCGCGATCGGCTGGCGCTCGCACTCGCCCCGGCCCTCACTCCCGACGGGACAGTCGCCAGTCCGAGCTTCTTCCACGGGTTCGCAACCGAACCGCAGGTACTGGCGCGCGGACTGCTGTCGCTCGCCGACATCACCGCCACCCGGTACTTCAAGTACACGCCCACCACTCAACGCGACCCGGTGCTCACCGCCCACGGCGATCGACTGCGCGCTGAAGTCTTCTCAGCCTGCAACAGCGTGTACGCACGACTCGACCTCCTCGGCTCCGGACTGGACGGCGGTGAGGTCGCGCATGGGACCACGAACGTCGACATCGGGATGGCCACGCGACAAGCGCTCGCGTCGGTCGGCAGGGGCGAGCTGTTCCATCTCGATGTCGGCCGGCACGGGCTGACCGTGGCCACCCCTGCGACCGCGGCGACGGAGCGGCCGGTCGAGATGCCGAATCGGTGGATCCCCGCGCTCGGCAATGTCGCAGAGTTGCACCGTGGACTCGCTCGCGCCTTCACGCTCGACCGGGCGGCCGCACGCGCACTGCTCACCTCGATCCCTGCGACGACCGCGACGGGATCGGCCGGATGGCTCACACCGACTGCTGCAGGATTCCGCATCGCGCCTCGTCGCACCGACCGCGCAGTGCACGTGAACGGAATCCATCGCCTGAGCGGGCTGAAGCGGCTGCTCCCCCATGTGACCGGGCTCACCGTGTACGGCCCTGCCGACGGTGAGCCGGGCGCCACGGCATTCGAGGTCGAGCTCCAGCACGCCCGATTGCTGCTCGGGATCACCAAGGAGCCATGGCGCGGGTTCTCGGGCGAGGGCTCGTTGCTGAGCGCGCTGGCGAGTCCCGAGGTCACCGAGCATGCGGCGCTCGTCTCGGCGCTGCTGGCGTTCGAACCGGTGATCGACGTCGAGCGGCTGCGCCTCGAGTCGGGGCTCACGACGGCACAGGTCGAGTCGGGTCTCGCCGTGCTGGCCGCCTCCGGACGCGTGGGCTGGGACATACGCGCACGCGCCCACTTCCACCGGGAGTTGCTGGACGACCCCGAGCGCGTCACGCGGGACAACCCGCGCGTGAGCGCGGCGCGACGGCTCGTCGCGCAGCGCCTCGTGGAACGGGGTACCGAGCCCGGCGAGTGGCTCGTGCATTCGGGCACCCGCACCGAGCCCGCAACGTACAGCGTGCGCGGGGCCGATGGCGACGCCCGCTGCACCTGCACGTGGCAGCTCACCGGCGGTGGAGATCGAGGACCGTGCAAGCACGTGCTCGCCGCACAGATCATGATGAAGGAGATCCGATGACCGACGCCCTCGCGCGCTCGCTCGAGCTGTTCAGCGACCTCGGCTGGGCCGGCGCCGCACAGACCGACGCGCTCGCACTCCCGGTCGGCACCGATGCGCAGCAGCGCGAAGCCCGCGCCGGCCTGCAACGCGGCGACTGGGACGTCTGGGTCGAAGAGGGGAACAGTCTCTTCCGCGAGTCCACGGTGGGCGAGGTCGACCACGGGATGCTCGCGCTGTTCGCCATCCGTGTGGGTGCGGACGCACGACGCGCGGAGGCCGTGCTCGACGGGCCGGGTTCCGTCCCCGATCAGCTCGCCAGCGAGGTGCTCGCGACGCGCGGGCCGGAGTTCGCCATCGCCTTCACGTCGCGCGCCTGTCGCTCCAACCGGCGCCCATGGGAGCACGCGACGTCGGTGCACGCCGGTCGCGCGGTGCGGCTGGTGCATCACCATGCACTGCCCGTGCCCGAGAGCGTGGAGTACCTGAAGGACTGGGCCGTGTACGCGGCCGTCGCGCTCGGTCTGGAGGCTGAGCTGTACCCCGTCGGTCGCGGCGCGATCGATGCCGAGGTGATCCGCTCTCGATTCGTCGACCATCTGCGCACCGGCGTCGCCGTCGGGGCTCCGGCGACCGGACCGTTCGGCGACGTGGTCGCCGCGGGCGCCGAACAGGGGTGGGTCGAGCGCGACGAAGCCGTGGCGCTCGCGCTCACGGCGCTCGACGCCGCGCAGCGGCCTGGAGACCGCAAGGTGTGGGCCGTCGTCCTCACCGATTCGCTGGCACTCACCGACGCAGAGTTCGTCGCACATGCGGACGCCCTCCTCGGAGCCCTCAGTCACGCGGAGGCCCCGGTGGTGACGGCGTTCGCGCCCGCGATCATCGAGCACGGTGACGCGTACCAGGCCGCCGACGTGCTCTCGCTCTCGCTCGCGGCGAAGTCCAAGGCCGCACGCAGGATCGTGCTCGACGCAGCGCTGCGCCGCACGCAGCCGCTCACCGGTGATGCTGCCGAGACGGCCTCGTTCGCGCTGTCGCCGGTCGCGTCGGGCCGCGACGGCTCGCTGGCGAAGGCGGCCCTGGCCCTGCAGGAGCGATGGGGCGTCGACTCCGAACCCGTCGCGGAGCCCGAGGTCGCAGCGACAGCGTGGCAGCCGACTCCCGACGTCTGGATCGTGCCGCGCTTCCAGCTGCCGGTCGCATCACCTGCCGCGCTCGCCGAGGCCGCGGGGGTGCTGGCGTCACGCCCTGAGGGCGCCGAAGACCTCGAGGTCGACCGCTTCCTTGAGCTCGCGAACGCTGTCGCACGGACCGATGTCGACGCAGCGCACAACGCGCTGCGCGGGCTGAGGCCGAACTGGCGTGCGGGCGTGAGCTCCGCTGCCGACCGGGTCGCCGGCGCTCGCATCCGAATGCTCGACCGGCTCGTGCCCTCCGGCGACGACGAGTGGCGGCGCGATGTGGTGTTCAGTCCGGTCCCGGCGCGCGAAGCCTCGGTCGTCCGACGGCTCGGCGAGGTTCCCACGCTGCTGTCCACACCGTCGTGGGACGACCTTCGGATCGCGCCGGACGATCTCGTCGAACGCCTGCTGAGGTACCGCGATGCCGACGCCACAGCGAGTGAGGCGGATCTGCTCCTCGCACTGCTCCGCCTCGACCTGGTGCTCGTCGAGCAGCGGCACCTCGACGCGCTCGCCCTGTTGGACGTGCCCGTCGTGCTGCAGTCCGGCGAGCTGATGACGATCGCCGCCGGCCCGGCAGCCATCGCGTACGCGCTCGATCCGTTGATCGAACCGGCACAGGTGCAGGACGAGGATGGCGACTGGCGCCGTGCAGCCACCGCGCTTCCGGCGTCGCTCACTCCGTTCCCGCGCCGAATCGATACGACGGGTTTCGCCTGGGGCGGGACGGTCGAGTTGCCGACGTGGGGTGACGGCGCATACTCGGGCGATGGACTCGAAGCCGGCAGCGGCTTCGAGTGGCGACAGCTCGCGCGCCGCAAGGCACCACTCACCCCGTGCCTCGCCGCCCGGATGCTCAGTGGACTTCAGTCACCGCATCCGAATGCCGCCACCGCGATGTTCGAGGGTGTGCTGGAGGCATGGGATCGAGGGCTGCTCCGGCCGGGGACGGCCGATCTCGGCCTGCTCCGGTGTGGCAGCTCGGGCAGCGGCGCGCAACTCGCGCGCGTCGCGCTGGAGCTGAGCGAGGCCGGACTCGGCTCCGTCGTCTGGCCGCTTCTCGACGGCTTCGTCGGCGCGTCGCTCGGAGCTGTTCGGATGACGGCGGGCACCGCGGAGGTGGTCGAGGCGATCGGCGTCCTGCTGCCCGGCGCCGAGGACGCCGTCGCTGCCGGCAACGCCGAACCGACGACGCTCGACCTCCCGCACACCCGCGCTCTCGCCGCCCGCCCCGGCTCCTCGCGCGCCGTCGCCGCCGCGAAGGCGATCGCTGCGCGACTCCCCGAACCGAGTGCGGCCTCCGGCTCCGACGTCGCTTCGCCGAAGCCCGCGGTCGATCTCGACGCGATCTGGCCCGCCGGAGACGGTGAGGGGGCCGCCATCGACGACGGCATCCGCCTCGCCTCGTCATCGCACCTTCGCGGGTCGAAGCGCTTCGTGCCGCTCGAGTTCAGCCTGGCCGAAGCACCCGAGGTGCGGTACCGGGCGCTCATGTCCTGGTCGTACGCCCTCGACCGCGAGGGCCAGCTCGATGCCGACACGGTCGTGGGCGAGGAGCGACGCTGGCTGCAGTGGGACGAAGCGTCGGGCAGGATCATCCCGTCGGAGTTCCGCGACCGCAACGCCGGCAAGGACGGCCCGATGAGCAACGGCCCGGTACCGCCCCTGACCGTTCTGATGGTCGCGGTCGTGCTGGCCTCGCTGTGCTCCGACGTCGAGTCGCGCTACAGCGTCGACGCGATGGTCGCCGGCCGCCGCTTCTCTGCCGAGTCGGTGTGCCTGGCCGCGTCACGGCTGCTGCCGCTGCCCGACATCACGCCTGCGCGCATGATGGGCTCGATCGAACGCGAGATGCGCGCGCTGCCGGTGCTGTGGCCGCTGCTCACCGAATCCGTCCGATTCGCGGCCGCCCAGCCGAAGCCGCCGTCCTGGCTGAACCGCGTCCTCGACGTCGCACTGCTTCGGGCCCCGGTGCTGCGTGCCGCCGCATCGGCGGGCCGGATCCCAGCCGAGCACGCCGCATGGCCGGGGCTGGCGGACCTCGCAGCACGGCCGGGCTCGAGCGCAGCGCTCACCAAGGCGCGGTCGCTCGTGACCGAGCTCGGCCTCGGCTGACGAGAACGATCACCGACGGAGTCGGCTCGACTCAGCTGCCGGCGGTCGGCGCGTCGATCGCACCGCCGAAACGGCGATTGCGACCGGCATAGAGCTCGATGGCCTGCCACAGGTCGACGCGCGAGAAGTCGGGCCACAGCGTGTCGAGGAACACCATCTCGGCGTACGCCGACTGCCAGAGCATGAAGTTCGAGGTGCGCTGCTCCCCCGAGCTGCGCACGAAGAGGTCGACGTCGGGCAGGTCGGGCACGTAGAGCCGCTTCGCGATGAGCTTCTCCGACACGGCCGACGGGCGAAGGCGACCGGATGCCACGTCGTCGGCGATCGATCGCACGGCGTCGGCGATCTCGGTGCGCCCTCCGTAGTTGACGCACATCGTGAGGGTCAGGGTGTCGTTGCCCGCGGTCAGCTGCTCCGCGACCTGCAGCTCCTTGATGACCGAGGCCCAGAGGCGGGGGCGGCGTCCGGCCCACCGGATGCGCACGCCCCACTCGTTGAGCTGGTCGCGGCGCCGGTGCAGCACGTCCCGGTTGTAGCCCATGAGGAAGCGCACCTCTTCGGGCGAGCGCTTCCAGTTCTCGGTCGAGAACGCGTAGACCGAGAGGTGCTTCACGCCCGCCTGGATGGCCCCTGCGACGACGTCGAGCAGCGCCATCTCGCCCGCCTTGTGCCCTTCGATGCGGGTGAGGCCGCGGCGGTTGGCCCACCGGCCGTTTCCGTCCATGACGATCGCGACGTGCTCGGGCACTGCACCCTTCGGCAGGGCGGGCGGGTAGATGCCCGTCCAGTCGAGCGGCCGGTAGGGCACGGCGTCGCGGTGGGTGTAGGGCTTCGGGCTCACTGGGCGGTCGTCTCTCTGGATACGTGGGGCAGCGAGCGGAGGCCCCGCTCGAGGTGCCACTGGGTGTAGGCGGCGATGATGCCGCTGGCCTGGCTGCGGTCGCGGTCGCTCGACGCTTTCGCGAACACCCAGTCGCCGGCGAGCAGTGCGCCGAGGAGGGCCACCGTGGAGCCGGCGATGCGCGGCGTGCCGGGCGGGGCGCATTCATCGCAGACGACGCCGCCGAGCTGCACGACGACCGCCGTGTGCTCGCCGACCTTGCCGCAGCGCGCGCAGTCCTGGAAGCTCGGCGCCCATCCCGCGAGGGCGAGGGCACGCAGCAGGTAGGAGTCGAGGGTGAGGCTCGCGCCGTGCTCGTGCCGTGAGAGCGAGCGCAGCGCACCGACGAGCAGCAGGTACTGCTGCAGGGAGCCCTCGGCCTCGGTGAGCTTGTCGGCGGCCTCGACCATGGCGTTCGCGGCGGTGTAGGCCGAGTAGTCCTGCGTGATGAGGGCGCCGTAGGAGCCGAGCGACTCGGCCTGCGTCACGACGTCGAGGCTCCGGCCCTCGTAGAGCTGCAGGTCGGCGACCATGAACGGCTCGAGCCGCGACCCGAACTTCGAGCCCGTGCGTCGCACGCCCTTGGCGACGGCGCGGATCTTGCCGTGCTGCCGGGTCAGCAGGGTGACGATGCGGTCGGCTTCGCCCAACTTGTGGGTGCGGAGCACGACGGCTTCATCTCGGTACACGGGCACCCTTCATTCTCCCACCCCGGGCCCTCGAACCGCCCGAAGCGGATGCCGCGGCGCCCCGATCCCACATGCTTGACTGGGCGCATGGCAGAGATCCTCGTCACCGGGGCGACCGGAACTGTTGGGCGCCGGCTCGTCGAGCGGCTCCGCGATCGCGGCGACAGCGTGCGGGCGCTGAGTCGCCGCAGCGGACCAGACCTCGTGACCGGCGACCTCGCCACGGGCGACGGCATCGAGCAAGCGATCGACGGCGTCGAGACGATCGTGCACCTCGCGACGACGAGCCGAGACGACTCGGGTATCGCCCGAGTCCTCGTCGATGCGATCGGCCCCGAGCGGCGCCCGCACCTCGTGCTGCTCTCGATCGTGGGCATCGACCGCAATCCGCTCCCGTACTACCGCGGCAAGCTCGCGACCGAGGCGGTCGTGACCGGCTCGGGCGTGCCGCACACCATCCTCCGGGCGACCCAGTTCCACCCATTCGTGGCCTCGCTTCTCGACGCGCAGCGATACTCCCCCGTGCTCGTCGCGCCGTCGATCAGCCTGCAGCCGATCGACGTGGGCGAGCTCGTCGACCGACTCGTCGAACTCGTCGACTCCGCGCCGGCGGGACGCGTGCCCGACATCGGCGGCCCCGAGGTGCGCACGGTCCGCTCGTTCGCAGAGGCCTACCGCACGGCGCGAGGCTCGCATCGCCCGGTCATGCCCCTGCGCCTGCCCGGCGCGACCTTCCGGGCCTTCCGCTCGGGCAGCGCGCTCGTGCCCGACGGGCAGACCACGACCGTCACCTTCGAGCAGTTCCTCGCGGCGCGTGATTCACTGGTGCCGTGAGCTCCGCACTCTTCGTCATCCCGCTCTGGCTCGACCTCACCGCAGTGGCGATCGGAGCCATCCAGGGTGCGATGTTCGCCGCCCGCCTCACCGAGCGCCGCATCGACCTGCTCGGCGTCGCCCTGATCGGCGTGCTCGTCGGACTCGGCGGTGGTCTCCTCCGCGACGTGCTGCTGAATCAGCCGCCCGCGGCGATCTTCGACAACTGGTACATCCCCGTCGCGACCGCGGCGGCTCTGCTCGGCATGCTGCTGCTCCGGGTGTTCACCCGGCTCAATGGGCTCATCATCGCGCTCGACGCGGTCACGATCGGCCTCTTCGGCGCGATCGGCACGACGAAGGCGCTCGCCTACGGTGCACCCGTCGTGCCGGCGGTGTTCGTCGGGGTGCTCTCCGCCGTCGGCGGCTCGATCCTGCGTGATGTCGCGCTGAACCTGCCGATCGCTCTCATGCACGTCGGCTCGCTCTACGCGATCGCCGCGACCGTCGGTGCGGCGCTCCTCGTGGTACTCGTCGCCCTCGGCGTCAACGTCGTCGTGGCGGGCAGTGCGTGCGTGATCGTGACGACACTCATCCGCCTGGGCTCCGTGCGCTTCGGCTGGAGCCTTCCCGAGCAACGTGCGCTCGGCTCCTGGAAGGTCTGGCGTCGCGCCTGACTCCCATGCCATGAACCAGCGGATGCCGCGTGCACACCTCGTGCACGCGGCATCCGACTTCGATCAGACCCCGACGACCTCGCGCTCGGCGTCGGCGGGAACGGCGCTGCGGAGCGCGCGGTTGACCGCGGAGACGACCGCCTTCAGCGATGCCGTCGAGATGTCGGCGTCGATGCCGACGCCCCAGAGCACCCGGCCCTCGACCTCGAGCTCGACGTAGGCAGCGGCCAGCGAGTTGCCGCTCGCGGCGAGCGTGTGCTCGACGTAGTCGCGAAGCTGCACCGACACGCCCTCGGCGCCCATGACGGCGAGGAACGCCGAGATCGGGCCGTTGCCGGACGCGTCGGCCTCGACGCGCTCGTCGCCGTCGCGGAGGCCGACTCGCACGTTGACGACGCCGTCGAGCGCGCTCTCGGTGCGGAGCGACAGCAGTTCGAACCGGCCCCACTTCTCATCGGGGCGCTCCTGCGGCGCGGGCAGGTACTCGTCGTTGAAGACGCGCCAGATCTCGTCGCTCGAGACCTCGCCGCCCTCGGCGTCGGTCTTGGCCTGCACGACGCCCGAGAACTCGATCTGGAGGCGGCGCGGCAGGTC
The DNA window shown above is from Agromyces cerinus and carries:
- a CDS encoding SWIM zinc finger family protein, producing the protein MGVRGFTTASSVTRDRLALALAPALTPDGTVASPSFFHGFATEPQVLARGLLSLADITATRYFKYTPTTQRDPVLTAHGDRLRAEVFSACNSVYARLDLLGSGLDGGEVAHGTTNVDIGMATRQALASVGRGELFHLDVGRHGLTVATPATAATERPVEMPNRWIPALGNVAELHRGLARAFTLDRAAARALLTSIPATTATGSAGWLTPTAAGFRIAPRRTDRAVHVNGIHRLSGLKRLLPHVTGLTVYGPADGEPGATAFEVELQHARLLLGITKEPWRGFSGEGSLLSALASPEVTEHAALVSALLAFEPVIDVERLRLESGLTTAQVESGLAVLAASGRVGWDIRARAHFHRELLDDPERVTRDNPRVSAARRLVAQRLVERGTEPGEWLVHSGTRTEPATYSVRGADGDARCTCTWQLTGGGDRGPCKHVLAAQIMMKEIR
- a CDS encoding SDR family oxidoreductase — encoded protein: MAEILVTGATGTVGRRLVERLRDRGDSVRALSRRSGPDLVTGDLATGDGIEQAIDGVETIVHLATTSRDDSGIARVLVDAIGPERRPHLVLLSIVGIDRNPLPYYRGKLATEAVVTGSGVPHTILRATQFHPFVASLLDAQRYSPVLVAPSISLQPIDVGELVDRLVELVDSAPAGRVPDIGGPEVRTVRSFAEAYRTARGSHRPVMPLRLPGATFRAFRSGSALVPDGQTTTVTFEQFLAARDSLVP
- the recO gene encoding DNA repair protein RecO, encoding MPVYRDEAVVLRTHKLGEADRIVTLLTRQHGKIRAVAKGVRRTGSKFGSRLEPFMVADLQLYEGRSLDVVTQAESLGSYGALITQDYSAYTAANAMVEAADKLTEAEGSLQQYLLLVGALRSLSRHEHGASLTLDSYLLRALALAGWAPSFQDCARCGKVGEHTAVVVQLGGVVCDECAPPGTPRIAGSTVALLGALLAGDWVFAKASSDRDRSQASGIIAAYTQWHLERGLRSLPHVSRETTAQ
- a CDS encoding ABC1 kinase family protein, which translates into the protein MSDGARRARSRRILTFAARRLIQLWWFELALPKLGLAGVAERTREQRIRRLAEDFRTLAVELGGLMIKVGQFLSSRLDVLPPEITSELEGLQDEVPPVPFPAIRDLAEAELGARLEHVFDRFDEAPVAAASLGQVHRARLSDGDAAETGLHDVVVKVQRPGIDQIVAVDLAALRRVAGWLRRVRIVSDRVDAPALVEEFAQTSLEEIDYLHEAASAERFAESFADDDRVYAPAVVWERTTRRVLTLEDVTAIKINDTVALQAAGIPPADVAQVFAEIMFDQVFTHGFVHADPHPGNIFVTPLPPTTVHGDGPNGSVPPWRLTFVDFGMMAEVPTELRSGLRALVIAVAARDGRAMIDAAREIGVLMPSADTGELERALSQLFARFGGMGFAQLKHVDPREFREFGEEFGDVMRSLPFQLPEHLLLLIRSMALTSGMCSGLDPEFNVWDAVEPYAARLLDEERGDIARDLASEAMKSAGLLWRMPQRVDALITKADEGRLSFDTSRIERRLDRLEGLARRVVSAVLFAALLIGGAMLVAPNPVLGTTLMIASALPLLHALFAGVIGRRRSR
- a CDS encoding trimeric intracellular cation channel family protein — protein: MSSALFVIPLWLDLTAVAIGAIQGAMFAARLTERRIDLLGVALIGVLVGLGGGLLRDVLLNQPPAAIFDNWYIPVATAAALLGMLLLRVFTRLNGLIIALDAVTIGLFGAIGTTKALAYGAPVVPAVFVGVLSAVGGSILRDVALNLPIALMHVGSLYAIAATVGAALLVVLVALGVNVVVAGSACVIVTTLIRLGSVRFGWSLPEQRALGSWKVWRRA
- a CDS encoding isoprenyl transferase: MSPKPYTHRDAVPYRPLDWTGIYPPALPKGAVPEHVAIVMDGNGRWANRRGLTRIEGHKAGEMALLDVVAGAIQAGVKHLSVYAFSTENWKRSPEEVRFLMGYNRDVLHRRRDQLNEWGVRIRWAGRRPRLWASVIKELQVAEQLTAGNDTLTLTMCVNYGGRTEIADAVRSIADDVASGRLRPSAVSEKLIAKRLYVPDLPDVDLFVRSSGEQRTSNFMLWQSAYAEMVFLDTLWPDFSRVDLWQAIELYAGRNRRFGGAIDAPTAGS
- a CDS encoding DUF7824 domain-containing protein; this encodes MTDALARSLELFSDLGWAGAAQTDALALPVGTDAQQREARAGLQRGDWDVWVEEGNSLFRESTVGEVDHGMLALFAIRVGADARRAEAVLDGPGSVPDQLASEVLATRGPEFAIAFTSRACRSNRRPWEHATSVHAGRAVRLVHHHALPVPESVEYLKDWAVYAAVALGLEAELYPVGRGAIDAEVIRSRFVDHLRTGVAVGAPATGPFGDVVAAGAEQGWVERDEAVALALTALDAAQRPGDRKVWAVVLTDSLALTDAEFVAHADALLGALSHAEAPVVTAFAPAIIEHGDAYQAADVLSLSLAAKSKAARRIVLDAALRRTQPLTGDAAETASFALSPVASGRDGSLAKAALALQERWGVDSEPVAEPEVAATAWQPTPDVWIVPRFQLPVASPAALAEAAGVLASRPEGAEDLEVDRFLELANAVARTDVDAAHNALRGLRPNWRAGVSSAADRVAGARIRMLDRLVPSGDDEWRRDVVFSPVPAREASVVRRLGEVPTLLSTPSWDDLRIAPDDLVERLLRYRDADATASEADLLLALLRLDLVLVEQRHLDALALLDVPVVLQSGELMTIAAGPAAIAYALDPLIEPAQVQDEDGDWRRAATALPASLTPFPRRIDTTGFAWGGTVELPTWGDGAYSGDGLEAGSGFEWRQLARRKAPLTPCLAARMLSGLQSPHPNAATAMFEGVLEAWDRGLLRPGTADLGLLRCGSSGSGAQLARVALELSEAGLGSVVWPLLDGFVGASLGAVRMTAGTAEVVEAIGVLLPGAEDAVAAGNAEPTTLDLPHTRALAARPGSSRAVAAAKAIAARLPEPSAASGSDVASPKPAVDLDAIWPAGDGEGAAIDDGIRLASSSHLRGSKRFVPLEFSLAEAPEVRYRALMSWSYALDREGQLDADTVVGEERRWLQWDEASGRIIPSEFRDRNAGKDGPMSNGPVPPLTVLMVAVVLASLCSDVESRYSVDAMVAGRRFSAESVCLAASRLLPLPDITPARMMGSIEREMRALPVLWPLLTESVRFAAAQPKPPSWLNRVLDVALLRAPVLRAAASAGRIPAEHAAWPGLADLAARPGSSAALTKARSLVTELGLG